A stretch of Ranitomeya variabilis isolate aRanVar5 chromosome 3, aRanVar5.hap1, whole genome shotgun sequence DNA encodes these proteins:
- the LOC143817705 gene encoding schlafen family member 9-like, whose translation MAQRTPLREICTNVGLPDVLVKDPNDHYLSQKLKYPDRLLNVGKAVLGEHKRKKMNKEKSTQQRENISKAVCALLNSGGGIVLIESSNEDYIYTKDGLGQDLESILRELVYKSNVSEFCDFTQEGSHLIIFVKTWNTQKDYPKLCTLDTGLYTRNLTSKEIVNAMQVKNVIEKKKRGRAKRARFSTAASDWQHGVQSLMAKEFLCLGEELELGESDHVEFKDFRSDGFQRRFKDVIRIYFSAFGNRDGGCLIIGVDDYKVIHGCLRGTEKSELEFFIKDYLKGIIFVHLGNCKSENEFYTLTIKDVWDQSNHSGYVIFLEVEPFCCLGFVKHPQSWILDSIDDCLGKPLQSKQLTASDWVEKMTNSNSEPSLESQFESLSLNEKPPLAKPVYNKKGLETLPELQHSLFGSIADGTTIKPDKLYNDLQAEHPGLEDLLNTVLPDSSAVLLVSRSWAVDLEQKRNPKVVCDVLLLSPNNYPTLYSVFSAKVSEEEFQYSLVTAFALKKKLINVGSYTGKLCVIPKLLCLNAEHGVSSPSWPEIKYPETYKLDDLETLEELLKSLTIVILSFRNVLSDKIGMEYFSLLTLEQYKILSENLFNKTSFVHGPPIFPCVLKHIDLKLILYLSSSDAPGDYNFFTIWSRGICQTMTRMWFVTQDLVNVKHIVVDEAQNFQVNEGHWFKKANNIVEKSCGVFWFFLDNFQSWHKKSTGLPECRLQNKYMLNKVVRSPYKIYENIFMKMNKVACTANDPFLTELIKKSDCCHAIEGFCQILTQVKADIVKYVSENCYKYLSNGYSQSDIAILCSTESTAIEYKGLLFKEINRRARKGKVIVTKFKSAEDQTQDAIIVDSVRRFSGLEQLIVFAINPVSKNDRVNDNLFICAASRSTSKLHMLYENAED comes from the exons TGACCATTATTTATCCCAAAAGTTAAAGTACCCTGATAGACTGCTTAATGTGGGCAAAGCTGTGCTGGGTGAacataaaaggaaaaaaatgaacaaagaAAAAAGTACCCAGCAGAGAGAAAATATAAGTAAAGCTGTCTGTGCCTTACTAAATTCTGGAGGAGGAATAGTATTGATTGAAAGCTCTAATGAAGATTACATTTACACTAAAGATGGGTTAGGACAGGACCTTGAAAGCATATTGCGTGAACTTGTGTATAAATCTAATGTAAGTGAATTTTGTGATTTCACACAAGAAGGATCACATTTAATTATATTTGTTAAAACGTGGAATACGCAAAAAGATTATCCTAAACTTTGCACTCTAGATACTGGTTTATATACACGAAACCTCACCTCAAAGGAAATCGTAAACGCTATGCAAGTAAAAAacgttatagaaaaaaaaaagcgaGGAAGAGCAAAAAGAGCTCGTTTTTCTACTGCTGCAAGTGATTGGCAACATGGTGTACAAAGCTTGATGGCTAAAGAGTTTCTATGTCTAGGTGAAGAGCTGGAGCTTGGAGAATCAGATCATGTGGAATTCAAAGATTTTAGATCAGATGGTTTTCAAAGAAGATTCAAAGACGTTATTAGGATATATTTCTCAGCATTTGGAAACCGTGATGGAGGGTGCTTGATTATCGGCGTAGATGATTACAAAGTAATTCACGGTTGTTTAAGAGGAACTGAAAAATCAGAACTTGAATTCTTTATTAAGGACTATTTGAAAGGCATCATATTTGTCCACCTGGGAAACTGCAAATCAGAAAATGAGTTTTACACTCTCACAATAAAAGATGTTTGGGATCAGAGCAATCATTCTGGATATGTCATTTTTTTAGAGGTGGAGCCATTTTGTTGTCTTGGCTTTGTGAAACATCCCCAGTCTTGGATTCTAGATTCAATTGACGATTGTTTAGGAAAACCTCTGCAATCAAAGCAACTGACAGCATCTGATTGGGTAGAGAAAATGACTAACTCAAATTCAG AGCCTTCTCTGGAATCACAATTTGAGAGCCTAAGCCTAAATGAAAAACCACCACTGGCTAAGCCTGTGTACAACAAGAAAGGCCTAGAAACATTACCGGAGTTGCAGCACAGTCTGTTTGGCA GTATTGCTGATGGCACAACTATAAAACCTGATAAACTATATAACGATCTTCAAGCAGAGCACCCTGGTTTAGAAGACTTGCTGAATACTGTGCTGCCGGATTCCAGCGCTGTACTCCTTGTATCCAGGAGCTGGGCTGTGGATTTAGAGCAGAAGAGAAATCCTAAAGTTGTGTGTGACGTTTTGCTTTTATCACCTAACAACTATCCAACACTCTACTCCGTCTTCAGTGCTAAGGTGTCAGAAGAGGAGTTTCAGTATTCACTAGTAACAGCCTTTGCGTTGAAGAAAAAATTGATTAATGTTGGAAGCTACACTGGAAAGTTATGTGTAATCCCTAAGTTGTTGTGTCTGAATGCTGAGCATGGGGTTTCCAGTCCCTCCTGGCCGGAGATCAAGTACCCAGAGACATATAAATTGGATGATTTGGAAACTCTGGAAGAATTATTGAAGTCACTCACTATAGTGATTCTTAGTTTTCGGAACGTGCTAAGTGACAAGATTGGGATGGAGTACTTCAGCCTTCTTACCTTAGAACAGTACAAAATACTGTCAGAAAATTTATTTAATAAGACCTCCTTTGTGCATGGACCACCA ATTTTTCCTTGTGTGTTAAAACACATAGATCTAAAATTAATTTTATACTTATCAAGTTCAGATGCTCCTGGTGATTACAATTTTTTTACTATATG GAGTCGAGGCATCTGTCAGACCATGACTCGTATGTGGTTTGTAACTCAAGACTTGGTTAATGTCAAGCACATTGTGGTTGATGAGGCTCAAAATTTTCAAGTTAATGAAGGTCATTGGTTTAAAAAGGCAAACAATATTGTTGAGAAATCATGTGgtgtattttggttttttttggacAATTTCCAATCATGGCACAAAAAATCTACTGGCCTGCCAGAATGCAGACTTCAGAATAAGTACATGTTAAATAAGGTGGTTCGGAGTCCCTACAAAATCTACGAAAACAtttttatgaaaatgaacaaagttGCTTGCACAGCTAATGACCCTTTCTTGACCGAGCTGATAAAGAAGAGCGACTGTTGCCACGCAATAGAGGGGTTCTGTCAAATTCTCACGCAAGTGAAGGCAGACATTGTGAAGTACGTCTCTGAAAACTGTTACAAATATCTTTCCAATGGCTACTCACAAAGTGATATAGCTATTTTATGCAGCACAGAGTCTACAGCTATAGAATATAAAGGACTGCTGTTCAAGGAGATAAACAGACGTGCAAGGAAAGGAAAAGTAATAGTGACAAAATTCAAAAGTGCAGAAGATCAGACCCAAGATGCAATCATTGTAGATAGTGTCCGACGCTTTTCAGGATTGGAACAACTCATCGTGTTTGCAATTAACCCGGTTTCTAAAAACGACCGAGTTAACGACAACCTTTTTATCTGTGCTGCCTCGAGATCTACTTCGAAGCTCCATATGCTCTATGAAAATGCAGAAGATTGA